A genomic window from Candidatus Margulisiibacteriota bacterium includes:
- a CDS encoding aldehyde ferredoxin oxidoreductase → MKSNQKVLLIDVSTVFYRVDRFEVGKFFGPVDLGLFLAGKYNSLNIGVGLLAGSILPGSNRLIVNGFSPCWGGFYVSSMGGAGLVFDNLGINMMSIVGRANTPSILYLNRVHGEEIQIELFPVDVKKVWSEGRQGIYSMMDHTMELLGDRYETDPRILAVGPAAYSTDMGAIASVPLKNGKLSYVDTWAGRGGFGSKMLREHNIVAVIYGGTFIDDDFIDRKVADQWFVDKYKTKLVAKDLESTTKYRFDPKFETGGTFGVNYTTLKGNMFSLNYQSIYMTEEQRVDIHEKLVLNHYLKQFNEETIKTKNFRTCGEPCVAVCKKMNNEFKKDYEPYQTMGPLCGIFDQRAAEKLNHHADMYGFDAISAGGVLSWLMECLVKGYLMPAELGIKGIPEFTLDNFDVVATSLHNADIGVALLDSIIEKRGIVNLSEGARKFAKNLTREKGSNIINSFVYTAFGRKGWMVPNQYWTPGVLSPMPMMGKYYMHYGQEFVSPRELGRKNAARFIGELVMDNFGVCRFHRAWAEEMIPEIIGSLYDAKDKYLDSVKITASRINSRNASVFWESERNLDLVKVFLEKKHTIEGNNDTDLLNWIDFFKRDKKEAGLSFWYEMHKGIQESLREF, encoded by the coding sequence ATGAAATCCAACCAAAAAGTATTGTTGATAGATGTCTCAACTGTTTTTTATAGGGTTGATCGTTTTGAAGTCGGTAAGTTTTTCGGACCTGTAGACCTGGGTTTGTTTTTGGCAGGAAAATATAATAGTTTGAACATTGGTGTCGGATTGTTGGCCGGTTCTATACTCCCAGGCTCAAATCGCTTGATTGTTAACGGATTTTCTCCCTGCTGGGGTGGATTCTATGTATCATCTATGGGAGGGGCCGGGTTGGTGTTTGACAATCTTGGTATCAATATGATGTCTATTGTCGGTAGAGCTAATACGCCGTCGATATTGTATTTGAACAGGGTTCACGGCGAAGAAATCCAAATAGAGTTATTTCCGGTTGATGTGAAGAAAGTGTGGAGTGAAGGCAGGCAGGGAATATACTCGATGATGGACCATACCATGGAGTTATTAGGTGATCGATATGAGACCGATCCTAGAATTCTGGCTGTTGGTCCTGCCGCTTATTCAACTGATATGGGGGCGATAGCTTCTGTTCCCCTTAAAAACGGCAAGCTGTCATATGTTGATACCTGGGCGGGAAGGGGAGGATTCGGCTCAAAAATGCTGCGGGAACATAATATTGTCGCGGTTATTTACGGCGGTACATTTATAGACGATGATTTTATCGATCGCAAAGTCGCAGATCAGTGGTTTGTCGACAAGTACAAGACTAAGCTTGTAGCTAAGGATTTGGAGTCGACAACCAAATACCGCTTTGATCCCAAGTTTGAGACCGGGGGTACATTTGGGGTTAATTATACGACCCTTAAAGGTAATATGTTTTCGCTTAATTACCAAAGCATCTATATGACAGAAGAACAACGGGTCGACATTCATGAAAAGTTGGTTCTTAATCATTATCTGAAGCAGTTTAATGAAGAAACGATTAAAACAAAGAATTTTCGGACTTGTGGCGAGCCGTGTGTAGCAGTCTGTAAAAAAATGAACAATGAATTCAAAAAGGATTACGAACCATATCAGACGATGGGTCCGCTATGTGGTATTTTTGATCAGAGGGCAGCTGAAAAGTTGAACCATCACGCGGATATGTACGGTTTTGATGCGATATCGGCCGGGGGAGTGTTGTCCTGGCTTATGGAATGTTTGGTAAAAGGATACTTAATGCCTGCGGAGTTAGGTATTAAAGGTATCCCAGAGTTTACCCTCGACAATTTTGACGTGGTCGCTACTTCCCTGCATAACGCTGACATTGGCGTAGCCCTTTTGGATTCGATTATCGAAAAAAGGGGAATCGTTAATCTGTCTGAAGGAGCACGCAAATTTGCTAAGAATTTGACTCGCGAGAAGGGCAGCAATATTATTAATTCTTTTGTATATACTGCATTTGGACGTAAAGGGTGGATGGTTCCCAATCAGTATTGGACACCTGGAGTTCTATCGCCGATGCCTATGATGGGTAAATACTATATGCACTATGGGCAGGAATTTGTTTCACCGAGAGAACTGGGCAGGAAAAATGCTGCTCGATTCATTGGAGAACTTGTTATGGACAATTTTGGGGTGTGCCGGTTTCATCGTGCCTGGGCTGAAGAAATGATACCAGAAATAATAGGGTCTTTATATGATGCAAAAGATAAATACTTGGATAGTGTTAAAATAACTGCCAGTAGAATAAACAGCAGAAATGCTTCTGTTTTTTGGGAGTCAGAGAGGAATCTTGATTTGGTAAAGGTTTTTCTAGAAAAGAAACATACAATCGAAGGTAATAATGATACTGATTTGCTGAATTGGATAGATTTTTTCAAGAGAGACAAGAAAGAAGCCGGACTCAGTTTCTGGTATGAAATGCATAAGGGCATACAGGAATCTTTACGAGAATTTTAA